The following coding sequences lie in one Paenibacillus durus ATCC 35681 genomic window:
- a CDS encoding 50S ribosomal protein L25, whose amino-acid sequence MSEAVRLTERTGKPAAQRRQGLVPVVIYGAGSESLSLSADAKTIDSILSKNPRAILKAELPASGTKDVIIQGVQREPLTKKLLHIDFHVIDLKAELDTKVALHFTGTPEGVKAGGVQTVELHELEIRTLPDKLESVFEVDVSNLEIGDHLLVSDLPKNAGWEVLTDPETLVVKIAPPAVQAEPAAEEGAAEPAAEEAAEGAKA is encoded by the coding sequence ATGAGTGAAGCAGTACGTTTGACGGAAAGAACCGGGAAGCCTGCCGCGCAGCGGAGACAGGGCCTGGTGCCTGTTGTCATCTACGGTGCGGGTTCTGAATCCCTTTCCCTTAGCGCGGATGCAAAAACGATAGACAGTATTCTGAGCAAAAATCCGCGTGCGATTTTGAAGGCGGAGCTGCCGGCATCCGGCACCAAAGATGTGATTATTCAGGGCGTGCAGCGCGAGCCTTTGACCAAAAAGCTGCTGCATATCGACTTCCATGTCATTGATTTGAAAGCCGAGCTGGACACCAAGGTAGCCCTGCATTTTACCGGAACGCCTGAAGGGGTTAAGGCCGGAGGAGTGCAGACGGTCGAGCTGCATGAGCTGGAAATCCGCACACTGCCGGACAAGCTGGAATCCGTATTCGAAGTGGACGTCAGCAATCTGGAAATCGGCGATCATCTGCTTGTTTCAGACCTGCCGAAGAATGCGGGATGGGAAGTGCTGACAGACCCCGAAACGCTGGTCGTTAAGATCGCGCCGCCAGCCGTCCAGGCAGAGCCTGCGGCCGAAGAAGGGGCTGCGGAACCGGCGGCGGAAGAGGCTGCCGAAGGAGCGAAAGCTTGA
- a CDS encoding GNAT family N-acetyltransferase, with amino-acid sequence MRQISSEEGRFYIAGDGEDLAEITYKLDNSKTMIVDHTYVSEQLRGQGAGEQLVKAVVEKARNEGLSVLPQCSYAAHQFKKHPEYGDVLNENGSGLS; translated from the coding sequence ATGCGGCAAATTTCTTCAGAAGAAGGACGGTTTTACATCGCCGGAGATGGTGAAGACCTTGCTGAAATTACATACAAGCTGGACAATTCCAAGACAATGATCGTCGATCATACGTATGTATCGGAACAACTGCGGGGTCAGGGAGCAGGCGAACAGCTGGTCAAGGCGGTTGTAGAAAAAGCAAGAAATGAGGGACTATCTGTCCTCCCTCAATGCTCCTACGCCGCGCATCAATTCAAGAAGCATCCCGAGTACGGGGACGTGCTGAATGAGAACGGAAGCGGTCTGTCTTAA
- a CDS encoding GNAT family N-acetyltransferase translates to MATQEILHEIEELQRRCEEYDGISLKLNWDSLRSEPGAGGAQWLYTYEEGLLAGFIGLYSFGSEVEVCGMVRPGYRRRGIFTTLWQQAYKQIVRKKAKSILLNAPAASKSAAGFLKTLPIEFNHAEYQMKWDYDKAEERSAFENKILPDDMVILRPARADEKRLLAVLDSMGFNTTLEEAVEMYEELDGESSNEHIIIELDGQPVGKMRLWTEHHETWIYAFTVDEKMRGRGIGRSALIQTIQRERRLGNGIYLEVALDNPNALGLYESCGFVITNKQDYYRYIG, encoded by the coding sequence TTGGCGACACAGGAAATTTTACACGAAATAGAGGAATTACAGCGCCGCTGCGAAGAGTATGACGGCATATCGCTGAAGCTCAACTGGGACTCGCTGCGAAGCGAGCCGGGGGCCGGAGGCGCTCAGTGGCTCTACACTTACGAGGAGGGACTGCTGGCGGGATTTATCGGACTGTACAGCTTCGGCAGCGAAGTTGAAGTTTGCGGAATGGTGCGGCCCGGCTACCGCCGGCGCGGCATCTTCACCACCCTGTGGCAGCAGGCTTATAAACAGATCGTCCGCAAGAAGGCGAAGAGCATACTGCTCAACGCGCCTGCAGCTTCCAAATCCGCCGCAGGCTTTCTGAAGACCCTGCCGATCGAGTTCAATCATGCGGAATACCAGATGAAATGGGACTATGACAAGGCAGAGGAACGTTCGGCTTTCGAGAACAAGATTTTGCCTGATGACATGGTGATCCTTCGTCCCGCCCGCGCCGATGAGAAGAGACTGCTCGCCGTTCTCGACAGCATGGGCTTCAACACGACGCTGGAAGAAGCGGTAGAAATGTATGAAGAGCTGGATGGAGAAAGCAGCAATGAGCATATCATTATTGAGCTTGACGGGCAGCCCGTAGGCAAAATGCGGCTGTGGACAGAACATCACGAAACGTGGATCTACGCCTTCACCGTAGATGAGAAAATGCGGGGCCGGGGCATCGGGCGCAGCGCCCTTATTCAGACGATTCAACGGGAAAGACGCCTCGGCAACGGTATTTATCTGGAAGTCGCACTGGACAATCCGAATGCGCTCGGATTGTATGAGAGCTGCGGATTCGTCATAACCAATAAGCAGGATTACTATCGTTATATCGGCTAG
- a CDS encoding flavodoxin: MTKILVVYASLTGNTEEIAELIAEGIRQSGGETIMKSVTDCSAFDIASYDGAVLGAYTWGDGEVPDEFLDFYEELDEIDLAGRKAAVFGSGDSGYDVYCGAVDLIEEKLKERGAVVVQTSLKIEYGPTAMEKEDCRKFGQRFAMACVGVS, encoded by the coding sequence ATGACTAAAATATTAGTGGTATATGCCAGCCTGACGGGCAATACAGAGGAAATAGCGGAACTGATCGCGGAGGGAATCCGCCAATCGGGAGGGGAGACGATCATGAAATCGGTCACCGACTGCAGCGCCTTCGATATCGCATCCTATGATGGTGCGGTCTTGGGAGCCTACACCTGGGGAGACGGAGAAGTGCCGGATGAATTCCTCGATTTCTATGAGGAGCTGGATGAAATAGACTTAGCAGGCAGAAAGGCCGCCGTATTCGGAAGCGGCGACTCCGGGTATGACGTCTATTGCGGTGCGGTTGACCTGATTGAAGAAAAGCTGAAGGAAAGAGGCGCCGTCGTTGTACAGACGAGTCTGAAAATAGAATATGGGCCGACTGCTATGGAGAAAGAGGATTGCCGCAAATTCGGACAGCGTTTTGCCATGGCCTGCGTAGGGGTATCTTAA
- a CDS encoding class I SAM-dependent methyltransferase encodes MYMARDWKDYEIIDTGGGEKLERWGDIILRRPDPQIIWPLPKETPQWKDVHGHYHRSSSGGGHWEMKKSIPDSWSISYGKLRFHLRPTNFKHTGLFPEQAANWSWMMDKIAGAGRKIQVLNLFAYTGGATVAAASAGASVVHVDAAKGMVQWAKENLQLSGLGERPVRFITDDVFKFVQREQRRGNKYDAIIMDPPSYGRGPGGEMWKLEQNLYPFLESCMSIMSDNPLFLLINSYTTGISPTVLENMLAMTMKARYGGMLSSGEIGLPITSSGLNLPCGILGRWES; translated from the coding sequence ATGTACATGGCTCGGGACTGGAAGGATTATGAGATCATCGATACTGGAGGCGGAGAAAAGCTGGAGCGCTGGGGGGATATCATTCTTCGGCGGCCCGACCCGCAAATTATATGGCCGCTTCCAAAGGAAACGCCGCAGTGGAAGGATGTCCACGGACATTATCATCGCAGTTCATCAGGCGGCGGCCACTGGGAAATGAAGAAGAGCATACCTGACAGCTGGAGCATCAGCTACGGCAAGCTTAGATTCCATCTTCGTCCAACCAACTTCAAGCATACGGGATTATTCCCGGAGCAGGCGGCCAACTGGAGCTGGATGATGGACAAGATTGCGGGCGCGGGACGCAAAATACAAGTGCTTAACCTGTTCGCATACACCGGCGGCGCAACCGTCGCGGCGGCCAGCGCAGGCGCTTCGGTCGTGCATGTCGACGCGGCCAAAGGCATGGTACAGTGGGCAAAAGAAAACCTGCAGCTGTCCGGCCTCGGAGAGCGTCCGGTCCGGTTCATCACCGACGACGTCTTCAAATTTGTCCAGCGTGAACAGCGCCGTGGCAACAAATATGACGCGATTATTATGGACCCTCCCTCCTACGGCAGAGGCCCCGGCGGCGAGATGTGGAAGCTGGAGCAGAACTTGTATCCGTTTCTGGAAAGCTGCATGAGCATAATGAGCGACAACCCGCTCTTCCTGCTCATCAATTCCTATACGACCGGCATCTCCCCTACCGTTCTGGAGAACATGCTGGCCATGACGATGAAAGCTCGTTATGGAGGCATGCTCAGCTCCGGAGAGATCGGGCTGCCGATCACTTCCTCCGGGCTGAATCTGCCTTGCGGCATTCTCGGCCGCTGGGAGTCCTAG
- a CDS encoding RluA family pseudouridine synthase: MVQSVNGGREDGLMPDSFQILYEDNHLLGIVKPVNIPVQEDATGDADLLTLLKEDVKRRYDKPGNVYMGLVHRLDRPVGGAMVFAKTSKAASRLSESVRSRNFRKGYLTVVHGRLPAQNGRLRNILLKNAKTNTVTVVREGTPGGKEAILDYTVLGFTEGFSLVKVDLLTGRSHQIRVQLAHAGCPLYGDQKYGASVNKPGQQIALWSSLVGFPHPVTKQEVELISLPPRQYPWDLWNAELQERALR, encoded by the coding sequence ATGGTGCAGAGCGTGAATGGCGGACGGGAAGACGGACTGATGCCGGATTCCTTTCAGATTTTGTATGAAGATAACCATCTTCTTGGGATCGTTAAGCCGGTTAACATTCCCGTACAGGAGGATGCCACGGGAGATGCCGATCTGCTCACCCTGCTGAAAGAGGACGTCAAGCGGCGTTATGATAAGCCCGGCAATGTCTATATGGGCCTCGTTCATCGGTTGGACCGTCCCGTCGGCGGAGCCATGGTGTTCGCCAAGACCTCCAAAGCGGCTTCGCGGTTATCGGAAAGTGTCCGCAGCCGGAACTTCCGTAAAGGCTATTTGACCGTCGTACACGGACGACTGCCTGCTCAGAACGGCAGATTGAGAAATATCCTGCTTAAAAACGCCAAGACGAACACGGTCACCGTTGTCCGGGAAGGCACACCGGGCGGCAAGGAAGCCATTTTGGATTATACCGTGCTGGGCTTCACCGAAGGCTTCAGTCTTGTAAAGGTTGACCTGCTTACCGGACGGTCTCATCAAATTCGCGTTCAGCTCGCCCATGCCGGCTGTCCGCTGTACGGAGACCAAAAATACGGAGCGTCCGTCAATAAGCCCGGGCAGCAAATCGCGCTGTGGTCCTCGCTCGTCGGATTCCCGCATCCCGTTACTAAGCAGGAAGTCGAACTGATCTCACTGCCTCCGCGTCAATATCCTTGGGACCTGTGGAACGCAGAGCTTCAGGAGCGGGCCCTACGGTAG